CGCCGCCAGCACGTTCTCGTCCTCGTCGAACGTGGTCAGAACGACGACGCGGACGTTCGCGAGTGATCGGTCGGCCACAATCGCCCGGGTCGCGGCGATACCGTCCATCTGCGGCATGCGGATGTCCATGAGGACGACATCCGGCTTGTGCTGGCGTACCGCACTGATCCCGGCAATTCCATTGTCGGCTTCTGCGACGACTTCGATGTCGCCGTCGTGTTCGGCGAGGGTGCGCAAGCCTGTTCGGACGAGTTCCTGGTCGTCGACCAGCACGAGACGGATCATGGCAGGCTCGCGGGGATGGTGGCTTCGACGGCGAACCCGGCGCCCGGGAAGGACCGGGTGGTCAATGTTCCGCCGAGCAGTCTGACTCGTTCGCTCATGCCAGCCATTCCATACCCGCCCGTCGCGCCGTCATCGCTCGCCGTTCCCCGCCCGTTGTCGATGACGCTGATGTGGACACGGCCGTCATGGATGCCGACCTTCACCTGCGCATGCGTCGCGCCGGCGTGACGGATGACGTTGGTGATCGACTCTTGGACCACGCGGTAGGCCGCCGCGTCGACCGGGGCGGACAAGTCTAAGGGGATCGCGGTGATGTCGGTCGTGACCTCGACGCCGGCGGCTCGCGCGGCGTCCACGAGCTCTTGCACGGCCGACAAGGATTGGATGCTCCGTGTCTCGTCACGATCGGAGGTCGAACGCAGGATGCGCACCATCGAGCGCAGCTCTCGGAGCGATCGTGTGCTGGCTGACCGGATGCGTCCGAGGGCGTCACTGACCGCGCGGTCGTCCTGTCCGACTGCTTCGGCTCCGACTCCGGCTTGGAGGGAGATGACCGACATGGTGTGACCGATCGTGTCGTGCAGCTCCCGGGAGATGCGCTCGCGTTCGCTCTGCATTCGTAGCTCCGCTTCACGCTCGAGTTGCGCTTCGGTCAACCGAGCGATCTCGGCCTGCTGGGCCGCCCGAAGGCGGCGGGATCGAACGCTGTATCCCAGTGCGATCGCCGCGGCGAACAGTGCGGTGTTGGAGACCGACTCGTAGCCGAGAAGGAACCCGATTGCCTCCCCGCCGTCGTAAACCCGGAAGAACAGGGAGACGCCGAACACGACGAACGCTGCCCCCGTCGACCACAGCATCAGTCCGGCTTCCGCTGCAGAGAACAAGGCCGGCAGGACCGGAACGGCGACGCCGATCGGTGGATAGTCGAGGGTGTAGTAGG
This sequence is a window from Pseudoclavibacter endophyticus. Protein-coding genes within it:
- a CDS encoding sensor histidine kinase; amino-acid sequence: MAERSSAPLRGPGGDGRRAGYAAPWVIDALLGTAVALALALLVATGSGGAKPPDVIAYLFAAGFGALMLLRRRTPRTVLVLSVLGMFAYYTLDYPPIGVAVPVLPALFSAAEAGLMLWSTGAAFVVFGVSLFFRVYDGGEAIGFLLGYESVSNTALFAAAIALGYSVRSRRLRAAQQAEIARLTEAQLEREAELRMQSERERISRELHDTIGHTMSVISLQAGVGAEAVGQDDRAVSDALGRIRSASTRSLRELRSMVRILRSTSDRDETRSIQSLSAVQELVDAARAAGVEVTTDITAIPLDLSAPVDAAAYRVVQESITNVIRHAGATHAQVKVGIHDGRVHISVIDNGRGTASDDGATGGYGMAGMSERVRLLGGTLTTRSFPGAGFAVEATIPASLP